A DNA window from Pseudanabaena sp. FACHB-2040 contains the following coding sequences:
- a CDS encoding DUF4278 domain-containing protein, which produces MRLTYRGVTYDHNPPSLEVSESEILGHYRGQSHRLSYVRHIPIPQPVADLKYRGISYHTNSNGQVETMPRQIKEARPAHQISARPANAMAAARRELLAEAAQTHRDSIQRSLEHRIAVARAQGNESLIQQLEAEKHQLVV; this is translated from the coding sequence ATGAGACTTACCTATCGCGGCGTTACATATGACCACAATCCGCCCTCACTAGAAGTGAGCGAAAGCGAGATTTTGGGTCATTACAGAGGACAATCCCACCGGCTTTCCTATGTTCGGCACATTCCGATTCCTCAGCCTGTGGCTGATCTGAAGTACCGAGGGATTTCCTATCACACCAATTCTAATGGCCAAGTAGAGACAATGCCGCGCCAAATCAAAGAAGCACGGCCTGCTCACCAGATTTCTGCTCGGCCTGCGAATGCAATGGCAGCAGCTCGGCGTGAGCTGCTGGCTGAGGCAGCTCAGACCCATCGTGACAGCATTCAGCGCTCTTTAGAGCATCGGATAGCGGTTGCTCGGGCTCAGGGCAATGAGTCGCTGATTCAGCAGCTAGAAGCAGAAAAGCATCAGTTAGTTGTTTAG